The following proteins are co-located in the Vigna unguiculata cultivar IT97K-499-35 chromosome 9, ASM411807v1, whole genome shotgun sequence genome:
- the LOC114164843 gene encoding sugar transport protein 5-like: protein MTGGGFTVNAPSSGFHSGKITLSVLITCVVAASSGLIFGYDVGVSGGVTTMVPFLKKFFPSILRNASGSEVNMYCVYDSEVLTLFTSSLYLAGLVSSLAAGRVTTKFGRRNTIMLGGAIFLVGGVLNGAAQSIAMLIFGRILLGLGVGFTNQATPLYLSEIAPPKWRGAFNTGFQFFLGIGVVAAGSINYRTAKYTWGWRVSLGLAVVPAAVMTVGAFLITDTPSSLVERGKIDEARKALRKVRGSHVDVEPEMEELMNRSHNVNSVEQEEPFMTVFERKYRPHLVMAVAIPLFQQLTGINIVAFYSPNLFQSVGLGHSAALLSSVVLGLVNLVSIIVSSFFVDEFGRRFLFITGGIVMLVCQIAVSGLLAVVTGVDGRNDISKGKAVMVLVLLCIYAAGFGWSWGPLTWLIPSEIFPLKIRTTGQSIAVGVQFITLFALSQTFLTMLCHFKFGAFLFYAVWIAVMTLFITFFLPETKGIPLESMHVIWGKHWFWRRFVTGVADQA from the exons GAGGTGTAACGACAATGGTACCATTTCTTAAAAAGTTCTTTCCATCGATACTAAGAAATGCATCGGGTTCCGAAGTAAACATGTATTGTGTGTATGACAGCGAAGTGTTGACATTATTCACCTCTTCTCTTTATCTTGCTGGGTTGGTGTCATCTCTGGCAGCTGGTAGGGTTACAACAAAGTTTGGTCGAAGAAACACCATCATGTTGGGTGGGGCCATCTTTCTTGTTGGTGGTGTTCTTAACGGAGCCGCACAAAGTATTGCCATGCTCATTTTTGGTCGTATTCTTCTTGGCCTGGGAGTTGGCTTCACTAATCAG GCTACGCCACTGTACCTTTCCGAAATCGCACCACCCAAATGGCGAGGCGCTTTCAACACAGGCTTTCAATTTTTTCTCGGGATTGGGGTAGTTGCCGCCGGCAGCATAAACTACAGAACGGCGAAGTACACTTGGGGGTGGCGAGTCTCTCTCGGCCTCGCCGTGGTGCCTGCAGCAGTTATGACAGTTGGTGCCTTTCTCATAACTGACACCCCGAGCAGTTTAGTTGAACGTGGGAAGATAGACGAAGCTAGAAAAGCCTTGCGCAAAGTAAGAGGATCCCACGTTGATGTTGAACCGGAGATGGAGGAGCTCATGAACCGGTCACATAATGTGAATTCTGTGGAGCAGGAGGAGCCCTTCATGACTGTATTTGAGAGGAAGTATCGACCTCACTTGGTGATGGCGGTTGCTATCCCACTTTTTCAGCAGCTTACGGGCATCAACATCGTCGCATTCTACTCACCTAACCTTTTTCAGTCCGTGGGATTGGGACACAGTGCAGCTTTACTTTCTAGCGTAGTCCTTGGACTTGTCAACCTTGTTTCCATCATCGTCTCATCTTTTTTtgttgatgagtttggtagaAGGTTCTTATTCATTACTGGTGGAATAGTCATGCTTGTCTGTCAG ATTGCGGTGTCCGGTTTGCTAGCTGTGGTGACGGGTGTTGATGGTAGAAATGACATATCAAAGGGTAAAGCCGTGATGGTATTGGTGTTATTGTGCATTTATGCTGCAGGTTTTGGTTGGTCATGGGGTCCTCTGACCTGGCTAATTCCAAGTGAAATTTTCCCCTTAAAAATCAGAACCACTGGGCAAAGCATAGCAGTGGGGGTGCAGTTCATAACACTATTTGCGTTATCGCAGACATTTTTGACAATGCTGTGTCACTTCAAGTTCGGCGCCTTCTTGTTCTATGCCGTTTGGATTGCAGTGATGACCCTCTTCATTACATTTTTCTTGCCTGAGACCAAAGGAATTCCTCTCGAGTCAATGCACGTCATATGGGGCAAACACTGGTTTTGGAGGAGGTTTGTTACAGGAGTAGCTGACCAAGCATAA
- the LOC114162181 gene encoding sugar transport protein 5-like: MAGGAFAVDTPNNGFAGKITFSIIISCIVAASSGLLFGYDIGISGGVTTMVPFLQKFFPDILRKAASSEVNMYCVYDSQVLTLFTSSLYLAGLISSLAASRVTMTLGRRNTILLGGTIFFIGGSLNGGAENIAMLILGRILLGFGVGFTNQATPLYLSEIAPAKYRGAFNAGFQFFIAIGVVAAGCINYGTAKHTWGWRVSLGLAVVPAAVMTMGALLITDTPSSLVERGKIDQARRALHKARGSSTDVEPELEELIRWSKIAKSVDQEPFKTIFQRKYRPHLVMAFAIPFFQQMTGINIVAFYSPNLFQSVGLGHDAALLSAIILGAVNLASLLVSIGIVDRFGRRFLFITGGICMFLCQVAVSVVLAVSTGVHGTKDISKSNAVLVLVLLCFYSAGFGWSWGPLTWLIPSEIFPLKIRTTGQSIAIAVQFIVVFILSQTFLSMLCHFKFAAFLFYGGWIVVMTIFIIFFLPETKGIPLESMYTIWGKHWFWRRFVEEEEAAQQNLP, translated from the exons ATGGCCGGTGGTGCCTTCGCCGTGGACACACCAAACAATGGTTTCGCCGGCAAGATCACGTTCTCAATTATCATCAGTTGCATCGTCGCTGCATCCAGTGGACTCCTTTTTGGATATGACATCGGAATTTCAG GAGGTGTGACAACAATGGTACCGTTTCTGCAAAAATTCTTTCCAGACATACTAAGAAAGGCTGCTAGTTCGGAAGTAAATATGTATTGCGTTTACGACAGTCAAGTGCTGACATTGTTTACGTCTTCTCTTTACCTTGCTGGGTTGATATCATCTCTTGCAGCTAGTCGTGTGACAATGACACTGGGACGAAGAAACACCATTCTCCTTGGTGGAACCATCTTTTTCATTGGTGGTTCCCTTAATGGAGGCGCTGAAAATATTGCCATGCTCATTTTAGGTCGTATCTTACTTGGATTTGGAGTGGGTTTCACCAACCAA GCAACGCCGTTGTACCTTTCTGAAATCGCTCCAGCAAAATATCGAGGAGCTTTCAACGCAGGGTTCCAATTCTTCATAGCAATCGGAGTGGTCGCTGCAGGCTGCATAAACTATGGAACCGCAAAGCACACGTGGGGTTGGCGAGTCTCTCTTGGTCTGGCCGTGGTACCTGCAGCAGTTATGACAATGGGTGCATTGCTTATAACTGACACCCCAAGTAGCTTGGTTGAGCGTGGCAAAATAGACCAAGCCAGAAGAGCCTTGCACAAAGCCAGGGGATCCTCCACCGATGTGGAACCCGAATTGGAAGAACTCATTAGGTGGTCCAAAATTGCAAAATCTGTGGACCAGGAACCCTTCAAGACCATATTTCAGAGGAAGTATCGACCCCACTTGGTCATGGCTTTCGCTATCCCATTTTTTCAACAAATGACAGGGATTAACATCGTCGCATTCTATTCCCCTAACCTCTTTCAATCAGTCGGTTTGGGACACGATGCCGCTTTACTTTCCGCCATTATCCTCGGAGCAGTCAACCTTGCTTCTCTTCTCGTCTCAATCGGTATTGTTGATCGCTTTGGCCGAAGGTTCCTCTTCATAACTGGCGGCATATGCATGTTTCTTTGCCAG GTTGCGGTGTCTGTTGTGCTAGCAGTGTCGACTGGTGTTCATGGTACAAAGGACATATCGAAGAGCAATGCAGTTCTGGTGTTGGTGCTACTATGTTTCTACTCTGCAGGTTTCGGTTGGTCGTGGGGTCCTCTCACCTGGCTAATTCCAAGTGAAATTTTCCCCTTAAAAATCAGAACCACAGGACAAAGCATAGCTATTGCCGTGCAGTTCATAGTCGTGTTTATATTATCCCAGACATTCTTGTCCATGCTATGCCACTTCAAGTTTGCTGCCTTCTTGTTCTATGGGGGTTGGATTGTAGTGATGAccatctttattatatttttcttgccAGAAACAAAAGGGATTCCTTTGGAGTCAATGTACACCATATGGGGTAAACACTGGTTCTGGCGTCGCtttgtggaagaagaagaagctgcCCAACAAAATCTTCCTTGA